From the genome of Leguminivora glycinivorella isolate SPB_JAAS2020 chromosome Z, LegGlyc_1.1, whole genome shotgun sequence, one region includes:
- the LOC125240554 gene encoding zinc finger protein 366-like: protein MHPSKTGHWCMLCRREFVSEANLMNHRNTAHPAGATNCTRCGLQFPSVARLRSHELYKHAAVSHKCRHCHKAFASDSRLQRHVQRLH, encoded by the exons ATGCATCCGTCAAAGACGGGCCACTGGTGCATGCTCTGCCGTAGAGAATTCGTCAGCGAAGCGAATTTGATGAACCACAG GAACACAGCGCACCCCGCCGGCGCGACGAACTGCACTCGCTGCGGTTTGCAGTTCCCGTCCGTGGCGCGACTTCGAAGCCACGAGTTGTACAAGCATGCAGCCGTCAGCCATAAGTGCAGACACTGTCACAAGGCTTTCGCTTCCGACTCTAGGCTGCAGCGACATGTACAACGCTTACATTAG